In Bacillus methanolicus, the following proteins share a genomic window:
- a CDS encoding MetQ/NlpA family ABC transporter substrate-binding protein codes for MRTYKIVFFAVALVFTMVLSACSGSDQQANGTEKKEIKIGATAGPYSDQVTEGIKPYLEKKGYKVEVVEFNDYVQPNIALDKGSIDANVFQNELYMKEFAKSRNLDIVEVIKVPTAPIGIYSKKHKSIDEVEEGTTVATSNDPVNQARALIMLEQLGWITLKEGIDPTKASEKDIAKYNKKIVIKPLEPAQLPRALEDVDYSFINGNFAISSGFKLKDAVLLEKTPPHYMIGVTVRGKDKDAQFVKDIIEAYKSEEFKKLNEENEKYEGYVWPDWMK; via the coding sequence ATGAGAACTTATAAAATAGTATTTTTTGCAGTCGCGCTGGTGTTTACCATGGTCTTATCTGCATGCTCGGGCTCGGATCAACAAGCAAATGGTACTGAGAAAAAGGAGATTAAAATCGGTGCTACAGCAGGGCCATACAGCGACCAGGTAACTGAGGGGATCAAGCCTTACCTTGAGAAAAAAGGATATAAGGTCGAAGTCGTTGAGTTTAATGATTATGTTCAGCCGAACATCGCCCTTGATAAAGGATCGATTGACGCAAACGTGTTTCAGAACGAGCTCTACATGAAGGAGTTTGCTAAATCAAGAAACTTGGATATCGTCGAGGTGATCAAAGTTCCGACAGCCCCGATTGGAATCTATTCCAAAAAGCATAAATCGATAGACGAAGTCGAGGAAGGAACTACCGTAGCGACATCCAACGACCCGGTAAACCAGGCGCGCGCTCTTATCATGCTTGAACAGCTCGGCTGGATCACCTTAAAAGAAGGAATAGATCCGACAAAAGCGTCTGAAAAAGATATTGCCAAGTATAACAAAAAAATCGTCATTAAGCCGCTTGAACCTGCGCAGCTTCCTAGAGCGCTTGAAGATGTCGATTACTCTTTTATTAATGGAAACTTCGCTATTTCGTCCGGGTTTAAGTTGAAAGATGCCGTCTTATTGGAAAAAACTCCTCCCCATTATATGATAGGAGTTACGGTTAGAGGGAAAGATAAAGACGCCCAATTCGTCAAAGACATTATAGAAGCTTATAAATCAGAAGAATTTAAAAAATTAAATGAGGAAAACGAAAAGTATGAAGGTTACGTTTGGCCGGACTGGATGAAATAA
- a CDS encoding APC family permease, which translates to MRLSMFKKVLIGKPLKTSELGEQKLNKLKALAVLSSDALSSVAYGTEQILIVLATISVVAFWYSIPIAIGVLVLLTALILSYRQIIYAYPHGGGAYIVSRSNLGENPGLIAGGSLLVDYILTVAVSVSAGTDAITSAFPGLHDFKVIIACLLVVFITILNLRGVTESASILAYPVYLFVFALVLLIGVGTWKILTGQVPADLHTPIGTAVPGISLFLLLRAFSSGCSALTGVEAISNAVPNFKEPAAKNAANTLVMMGVILAILFSGITFLAYWLGIAPKAEETVVSQIASEVFGRNLFYYFIQGTTALILVLAANTGFSAFPLLAVNLASDKYIPRMFLIRGDRLGYSNGIITLGIASIFLIIAFRGEVEHLIPLYAVGVFIPFTLSQSGMIVKWLREKPAGWVYKLTVNLIGALISLTVVIIFFTTKFSQVWSVLVFLPVIVFLFHRIKSHYEAVGEQLRINQNEEPLKLEGNVVIVPVAGITKVVENSLNYARLIGDTVIAVYVAFDRESEKRMEEKWKEWKPDIRLVTLYSQYRSVMKPLARFLDLAEEKAEENNHTLTVLIPQFITKKRWHDILHNQSGLLLRLYLLYQKNVIVTTVPYRLKK; encoded by the coding sequence ATGCGTTTATCAATGTTCAAAAAGGTCCTGATTGGAAAGCCTCTCAAAACAAGTGAATTAGGAGAACAAAAACTAAATAAATTAAAGGCTCTTGCCGTCTTGTCGTCAGACGCCCTTTCTTCAGTTGCATATGGCACTGAACAAATTTTAATTGTTTTAGCGACGATAAGCGTTGTTGCGTTTTGGTATTCAATTCCAATTGCGATAGGCGTATTAGTTCTATTAACTGCTTTGATTTTATCTTACCGGCAAATTATTTATGCTTATCCCCACGGGGGCGGCGCTTACATCGTTTCAAGGAGCAATCTTGGGGAAAATCCCGGGCTTATTGCGGGGGGTTCGTTGTTAGTAGATTATATTTTAACCGTAGCCGTGAGCGTTTCAGCCGGAACGGATGCCATTACATCCGCCTTTCCGGGATTACACGATTTTAAGGTAATCATCGCTTGTTTATTAGTTGTTTTTATCACGATTTTAAACCTTAGGGGTGTTACGGAATCTGCTTCGATTCTCGCCTATCCCGTTTATTTATTTGTTTTCGCATTAGTACTCTTAATAGGTGTAGGAACATGGAAAATACTCACTGGTCAAGTGCCGGCGGATTTACATACACCGATCGGCACAGCTGTTCCCGGGATTAGTTTATTTTTGCTGCTAAGAGCTTTTTCATCCGGTTGTTCAGCCCTTACCGGCGTAGAAGCGATTTCGAATGCGGTCCCAAACTTTAAAGAACCTGCAGCAAAAAATGCAGCCAATACATTAGTTATGATGGGAGTTATCCTTGCAATTCTTTTCTCAGGCATTACGTTTCTTGCTTATTGGCTGGGAATAGCACCGAAAGCTGAAGAAACCGTTGTCTCCCAAATCGCATCAGAAGTCTTTGGAAGAAATCTTTTCTATTATTTCATTCAAGGAACTACGGCTCTTATCTTAGTTCTCGCAGCAAATACCGGTTTCTCTGCTTTCCCGCTGCTGGCCGTTAACTTGGCTTCAGATAAATATATACCGAGAATGTTTTTAATTCGCGGAGACAGGCTTGGCTATTCCAATGGAATTATCACCCTGGGCATCGCATCCATTTTCCTGATTATTGCTTTTAGAGGGGAAGTAGAACATCTCATTCCGTTATACGCAGTTGGGGTTTTTATTCCTTTCACTCTTTCGCAATCAGGCATGATTGTCAAATGGCTGAGAGAGAAGCCGGCAGGATGGGTATATAAGCTGACCGTTAATTTAATTGGAGCCCTTATTTCCTTAACTGTCGTGATCATTTTCTTTACGACGAAGTTTTCTCAAGTTTGGTCTGTGCTTGTTTTCTTACCGGTCATTGTATTTTTGTTTCATCGAATTAAAAGCCATTACGAAGCTGTGGGAGAACAGCTCAGGATCAATCAAAATGAGGAACCTCTGAAGCTGGAAGGGAATGTAGTGATTGTTCCGGTTGCAGGGATTACAAAAGTGGTTGAAAATTCATTGAACTACGCCCGCTTAATTGGGGACACAGTTATTGCCGTTTATGTCGCCTTTGACCGTGAAAGCGAAAAACGGATGGAGGAAAAGTGGAAGGAATGGAAGCCTGATATTCGCCTCGTAACCCTGTATTCCCAATACCGAAGTGTAATGAAACCACTTGCCCGATTTCTTGATTTAGCCGAGGAAAAAGCTGAGGAAAACAATCACACTCTAACAGTGTTAATACCTCAGTTCATCACAAAGAAAAGATGGCACGATATCTTGCATAATCAATCAGGATTACTTTTGAGGTTATACCTCCTTTATCAAAAAAATGTGATTGTCACGACGGTACCGTATCGATTAAAAAAATAA
- the map gene encoding type I methionyl aminopeptidase, with the protein MIVKTEEDLKGLQEIGKIVATIRDEMIQKTKPGITTKELDNFAGDLFEKFGAVSGPKSQYDFPGFTCISVNEEVAHGIPGQRVIQEGDLVNIDVSGSKNGYFADTGLSIVVGQGDSVLFNLCEVAKKAFEAGLNKIKAASRKNGIGKAVYQTARQHGFTVIKNLTGHGIGLSLHEPPDHILNYYDAWDRELLKEGMVIAFEPFISTGAEEVIEKGDGWTYITEDKSFVAQIEHTIIITKNGPLIVTL; encoded by the coding sequence GTGATAGTAAAAACGGAAGAAGATCTTAAAGGTCTGCAAGAGATAGGGAAAATTGTCGCAACAATACGCGATGAAATGATTCAAAAAACAAAGCCCGGTATTACAACAAAAGAATTGGATAATTTTGCAGGAGATCTTTTTGAGAAATTTGGAGCAGTTTCAGGGCCGAAAAGTCAATATGATTTTCCGGGCTTTACTTGTATAAGCGTGAATGAAGAAGTCGCCCATGGGATTCCGGGGCAGCGTGTCATTCAAGAGGGCGACTTAGTAAATATTGATGTTTCCGGCTCTAAGAATGGCTATTTCGCAGATACCGGGTTATCTATTGTGGTTGGACAAGGAGATTCGGTTCTATTTAACCTATGCGAAGTTGCGAAAAAAGCCTTTGAGGCAGGATTAAATAAAATCAAAGCGGCTTCAAGAAAAAACGGAATTGGAAAAGCTGTTTATCAAACTGCCAGACAACATGGTTTTACAGTAATCAAAAATCTTACCGGGCATGGAATTGGTTTAAGTTTGCACGAACCTCCGGACCATATCTTAAATTATTATGACGCCTGGGATAGAGAATTGTTAAAAGAAGGCATGGTCATCGCGTTCGAACCTTTTATTTCAACAGGTGCGGAAGAAGTGATAGAGAAAGGGGACGGCTGGACATATATTACAGAAGACAAAAGTTTTGTCGCACAAATTGAACATACAATCATCATCACAAAAAATGGACCTTTGATTGTTACGCTTTAA
- the rlmD gene encoding 23S rRNA (uracil(1939)-C(5))-methyltransferase RlmD: MSKTLPVQKNEYIDVTFEDLTHDGAGVAKVDGYPIFVPKGLPGEKAKIKVIKINKSYGIGRLIEIYERSHYRVDVASSDAHKYGGCQLQHISYEGQLKYKENQVRQVLTRIGKLEDVKVHPILGMDNPWHYRNKAQVPVGEKDGKLIAGFFKPRSHEIVDTNESLIQLPEINEAVRTVKEICIELGIPAYNEEAHKGVLRHIMARCGKQTGELMVVIITRTAEIPHKNKLVEEIIARLPKVKSIVHNVNPKRTNVILGEKTTVLWGNEVIYDYIGNVKFAISALSFYQVNPDQTKVLYDKALEYAGLTGEETVIDAYCGIGTISLFLAQKAKKVFGVEVVPEAIEDAKRNAELNGITNAEFAVGEAETVIPKWYKEGNRAEVLLVDPPRKGCDEALLKTIIDMKPKKVVYVSCNPATLARDLRILEDGGYKTVEVQPVDMFPQTTHVECCAKIVLKEETGTN; the protein is encoded by the coding sequence ATGAGCAAAACACTTCCGGTTCAAAAAAACGAATATATAGATGTTACTTTTGAAGACTTAACACATGATGGAGCAGGCGTTGCCAAAGTGGATGGATACCCGATTTTTGTACCAAAGGGACTGCCGGGCGAAAAAGCAAAAATAAAAGTCATTAAAATAAACAAAAGCTATGGCATCGGCCGGCTGATTGAGATTTATGAAAGGAGTCATTACAGGGTTGACGTGGCAAGCTCCGACGCCCACAAATACGGCGGCTGCCAGCTACAGCACATAAGCTATGAAGGCCAGCTGAAATATAAGGAAAATCAAGTCCGGCAAGTGCTCACCCGCATCGGTAAACTTGAAGATGTCAAGGTCCATCCCATTTTAGGCATGGACAACCCATGGCACTACCGAAACAAAGCGCAAGTTCCTGTTGGTGAAAAAGACGGTAAACTCATTGCCGGCTTTTTTAAACCGCGAAGCCATGAAATCGTCGATACAAATGAAAGTTTGATTCAGCTTCCTGAAATAAATGAAGCGGTTCGGACAGTGAAGGAAATTTGTATCGAGCTCGGAATTCCGGCTTATAATGAAGAGGCACATAAAGGTGTTCTTCGCCATATTATGGCCCGCTGCGGCAAGCAAACAGGGGAGCTTATGGTTGTCATTATTACCAGAACAGCCGAAATCCCGCACAAAAACAAACTAGTTGAGGAAATTATCGCCCGTCTCCCGAAAGTAAAATCGATCGTCCATAACGTAAATCCTAAACGGACGAACGTCATTTTAGGTGAGAAGACAACCGTACTTTGGGGAAATGAAGTCATCTATGACTATATCGGAAACGTGAAATTTGCCATCTCTGCCTTGTCCTTTTACCAAGTGAACCCTGACCAGACGAAAGTGCTGTATGACAAAGCTCTGGAGTATGCCGGATTGACAGGGGAGGAAACAGTCATTGATGCATACTGCGGCATCGGAACGATTTCACTGTTCCTGGCCCAAAAAGCAAAAAAAGTATTCGGCGTTGAAGTTGTGCCTGAAGCGATTGAAGATGCAAAGCGTAATGCCGAATTAAATGGAATCACCAATGCTGAATTTGCCGTCGGTGAAGCGGAAACCGTCATACCGAAATGGTATAAAGAAGGAAATCGTGCAGAAGTGCTCCTTGTCGATCCGCCCCGTAAAGGCTGCGATGAGGCGTTATTGAAAACTATTATAGACATGAAGCCGAAGAAGGTTGTTTACGTATCATGCAACCCGGCTACACTTGCCCGTGATTTGAGGATCTTAGAGGATGGCGGATATAAGACAGTTGAAGTGCAGCCGGTGGATATGTTTCCGCAGACGACGCATGTTGAATGTTGCGCGAAGATAGTTTTAAAAGAAGAAACAGGTACTAATTGA
- a CDS encoding DNA-binding protein — MEISSFWVGLGLAALGYFIGDGLKNFKNPKGSFSGYPTLIKEKDLYLYLGLSKEEVNELLRKCPNAPKVELNGTTYYPYQHFLEWLSSNEIYKN, encoded by the coding sequence AAATAAGTTCTTTTTGGGTCGGTTTAGGGTTAGCAGCTCTGGGCTATTTCATAGGAGATGGATTGAAAAATTTTAAAAATCCAAAAGGAAGTTTCTCCGGGTATCCCACTTTAATTAAAGAAAAGGATTTATATCTTTATTTAGGGTTAAGTAAAGAAGAGGTAAATGAGCTACTAAGAAAATGTCCAAATGCACCAAAAGTTGAGTTAAATGGAACTACATACTATCCGTATCAACATTTTTTAGAATGGCTCTCATCCAATGAAATTTATAAAAATTAA